A genomic window from Xyrauchen texanus isolate HMW12.3.18 chromosome 15, RBS_HiC_50CHRs, whole genome shotgun sequence includes:
- the LOC127656340 gene encoding ankyrin repeat domain-containing protein 34A-like yields MGDGGALHTDGNALLKAVFQGKLRLARLLLEGGAYINEGNEKGETPIIAACLARYDDMQTQQRMVRYLLEKGADPNIPDKSGRTALMHACAEQAGKEVVSLLLENGADPSLKDYGGASALVLAINKGNRDTLQVLLDACKAKGKEVIIITTDTSPSGTKKTKQYLNSPPSPGVVDKISPTCMSPSEVEIHTSGLAPSEEETIFSFAVSLALPLPSSRPQGERRPPPRKLLKRLNSEPWGLVAPSVLAERAERIEGDLAEEDKLVSEMNGLSVTSPGRPLLSRRHSIETHDPSSPKLMDRSCSEDCAALCGSSWADKVHQHQSLNRRNTAPETQENAAQAGIRTLPHPKLTRMEHYESDTHLCPGSIPGSPDSGRVSVERRKYNASPLSLLTSSSRESLESIPNSVSPITMRRRPPGLLERRGSGTLLLDHISHTRPGFLPPLNVNPQRPIPDIRANGKPTSPVHSGSKILLPVAPSSPKRGPDFKMKKKLTRRHSMQTEQMKQLSTFREILTEKVMEMNGD; encoded by the coding sequence ATGGGAGATGGAGGGGCCTTGCACACGGATGGCAATGCCCTTCTAAAGGCGGTGTTCCAGGGAAAACTCCGCCTTGCCCGCCTCCTCTTGGAGGGTGGAGCCTATATCAATGAAGGTAACGAGAAAGGGGAGACGCCTATTATAGCTGCCTGTCTGGCAAGATATGACGATATGCAGACCCAGCAGAGAATGGTTCGGTACCTGCTGGAAAAGGGGGCAGATCCAAATATCCCCGACAAATCAGGTCGGACTGCCTTGATGCATGCGTGTGCAGAACAGGCAGGTAAAGAGGTGGTGTCACTTCTGTTGGAGAATGGAGCTGATCCCAGTTTAAAAGACTATGGCGGGGCCTCTGCTCTCGTACTCGCCATCAATAAGGGCAACAGAGACACCCTCCAGGTCCTGCTGGATGCCTGCAAAGCCAAAGGAAAAGAGGTGATAATTATTACCACTGATACATCTCCCTCTGGCactaaaaagacaaaacaatatcTGAACTCGCCGCCGTCTCCAGGTGTGGTGGACAAAATCTCACCTACTTGCATGTCTCCGTCCGAGGTGGAGATCCATACCTCTGGCTTAGCTCCTAGTGAGGAGGAGACTATCTTCAGCTTCGCTGTGAGTTTAGCACTCCCACTACCCTCCAGCAGACCACAGGGTGAGAGGAGACCGCCACCACGCAAGCTTTTGAAAAGACTAAACTCTGAACCCTGGGGCCTGGTGGCTCCCTCTGTACTTGCTGAAAGAGCTGAGCGTATAGAGGGGGATTTAGCTGAGGAGGATAAGTTGGTCTCTGAGATGAATGGGCTGTCAGTCACCAGTCCAGGCAGACCTCTTCTGTCCCGAAGGCACAGTATAGAGACACATGACCCATCCTCTCCAAAGCTGATGGACCGGTCCTGTTCTGAGGACTGTGCAGCACTGTGTGGATCATCCTGGGCAGATAAAGTCCATCAACACCAGTCACTGAATCGAAGAAACACAGCCCCTGAGACCCAGGAGAATGCAGCACAGGCGGGCATTCGTACACTGCCACATCCCAAACTAACCCGCATGGAACACTATGAGTCAGACACCCACCTATGCCCTGGCTCCATCCCTGGATCTCCAGATTCTGGGCGTGTTTCCGTGGAGCGGCGAAAGTACAACGCCTCTCCTCTGTCCCTGCTCACTAGCTCTTCCCGAGAATCTTTGGAAAGCATTCCCAACTCTGTGTCTCCCATCACGATGAGGCGACGCCCACCAGGGCTGTTGGAAAGGCGGGGATCAGGCACTCTCCTCCTGGATCACATCTCCCACACGCGACCTGGGTTCCTCCCTCCTCTAAACGTCAACCCCCAGCGACCCATTCCTGATATCCGGGCTAATGGAAAACCCACTTCGCCCGTTCACTCTGGGAGCAAGATCTTGCTGCCAGTGGCCCCTTCATCCCCGAAACGTGGGCCAGACTTCAAAATGAAGAAGAAACTGACGAGGAGACACTCAATGCAGACGGAGCAGATGAAGCAGCTTTCAACTTTCCGGGAAATCCTAACGGAAAAGGTGATGGAGATGAATGGCGACTGA